From Chelatococcus sp. YT9, a single genomic window includes:
- a CDS encoding efflux RND transporter periplasmic adaptor subunit has protein sequence MTVRAKHYLSATVIGIILPGLAACQQEKAGPPPPVRIVRTITVEKQPQLPNASFTGYVEAQDRAALSFRIGGRMAERTVGVGSTVRQGELVARLDPENELNDLRSARAALTAAQGFLRKAENHLQRQSHLLARNVTTRADFELAEQARTAARAQVDAAQARVTSAEDIVGFTTLKADAPGLVTGVGAEPGEVVSPGHMIVQLARREGRDAVFEVPADVVRSLTPNTPVRVALSSDPSVTASGRVREIAPQADPVTRTFQIRVGLSDPPQAFRLGSTVSGTITGSDQSVIAIPSTALSQHGQELGVWIVDPEKLTVSLRNIEVMSADPATAVVGNGLSPGDIVVTAGVSQLRDGQQVRLTGTEMR, from the coding sequence ATGACGGTGCGTGCTAAACATTATCTTTCAGCCACCGTTATTGGGATCATCCTGCCTGGATTAGCCGCCTGCCAGCAAGAGAAAGCGGGGCCTCCTCCCCCGGTCCGGATCGTCCGCACGATCACGGTGGAAAAGCAGCCCCAGTTACCAAATGCGAGTTTCACCGGCTATGTCGAGGCCCAGGATAGAGCAGCCCTCTCATTCCGCATCGGCGGGCGAATGGCGGAACGGACCGTCGGGGTCGGCTCGACGGTTCGTCAGGGAGAGCTGGTGGCTCGCCTCGATCCGGAGAATGAGCTCAACGATCTGCGCTCCGCGCGCGCCGCGCTCACGGCCGCCCAAGGCTTCCTGCGCAAGGCGGAGAACCACCTTCAACGTCAGAGCCATCTCCTTGCACGCAATGTCACGACCCGTGCCGATTTCGAGCTCGCGGAGCAGGCACGCACAGCGGCGCGCGCACAAGTCGATGCCGCACAAGCGCGCGTCACTTCGGCCGAGGATATCGTCGGCTTCACGACCTTGAAGGCTGACGCGCCGGGACTTGTCACAGGGGTCGGTGCCGAACCGGGCGAGGTTGTCTCGCCCGGCCACATGATCGTGCAGCTCGCCCGGCGCGAGGGTCGCGATGCCGTGTTCGAAGTGCCCGCAGACGTCGTTCGCTCCCTCACCCCCAACACGCCTGTCCGCGTGGCGCTTTCAAGCGATCCCAGCGTCACGGCCTCTGGCCGCGTACGCGAGATAGCCCCCCAGGCGGACCCGGTGACGAGAACCTTCCAGATCAGGGTGGGGCTATCCGACCCACCACAGGCGTTCCGGCTTGGTTCGACGGTTTCAGGTACGATTACCGGCAGCGACCAATCCGTCATCGCCATCCCCTCAACAGCGCTGAGCCAACATGGACAGGAACTCGGCGTCTGGATCGTTGATCCCGAGAAACTCACCGTCTCGCTGCGGAACATCGAGGTGATGAGCGCTGATCCGGCGACGGCCGTGGTCGGGAATGGGCTCTCACCCGGCGACATCGTCGTCACGGCCGGCGTCAGCCAGTTACGTGATGGTCAGCAGGTGCGGCTGACGGGAACGGAAATGCGATGA